The following proteins are co-located in the Cydia pomonella isolate Wapato2018A chromosome 19, ilCydPomo1, whole genome shotgun sequence genome:
- the LOC133528404 gene encoding protein distal antenna-like yields MATKGKRPMRALTPGDKIEAIQRVNDGESKASVARDIGVPESTLRGWCKNEDKLRYMTSRLSSPDTDKSSDTEPLEKRARTESPAATSPAPLPHAGLDLSAPAPAPAPAHAPHPSPPVDAPVELTTRRADPAPGPPSPRDRRPDPGASVSMSAISPLSGLAHLPGLAHSHLGLSFNEIATNLTLLAQLNPGLSALSAQPASRALRSVRSPKPAHNGVLNLNEPSKHRSKTHHYSHSDPYSRHSSKSSHHVSSTTANQPVDDSLWYWLKTQQAMLDLTSQTTAAHPLTLGKSEPSLPPKPVAPTVPISSHLDYNRNSWLWQYYKQFGGAMPLPEDKLKSASQVPKDKTSENILYSHLTKGKTEEERASTRSPVQPPQNGEVREPSGESVRVAEPAASPGTGAENKEPIENKSQAKARTVLDSLLFNNGTADARAAAALPGEWEAGAAEALEHGDKFLAWLEASADPSVTRMHVHQLRALLHNLRARRTPAAALDPARRK; encoded by the coding sequence ATGGCGACAAAGGGCAAGCGTCCAATGCGCGCGCTGACGCCCGGCGACAAGATCGAGGCGATCCAGCGCGTGAATGACGGCGAGTCGAAGGCGTCAGTCGCGCGCGACATCGGCGTGCCCGAGTCCACGCTACGCGGGTGGTGCAAGAACGAGGACAAGCTGCGCTACATGACATCGCGATTGTCCTCGCCTGACACCGACAAGAGCAGCGACACTGAGCCGCTGGAAAAACGCGCGCGCACCGAGTCGCCCGCCGCGACTTCGCCTGCGCCGCTGCCTCACGCCGGCCTCGACCTCTCGGCTCCGGCACCGGCACCGGCACCCGCGCACGCCCCGCACCCCTCACCGCCCGTTGATGCTCCTGTCGAGCTGACTACCCGCCGCGCAGATCCTGCCCCCGGCCCTCCATCGCCCCGCGACCGCAGGCCCGACCCCGGTGCTAGCGTCTCCATGAGTGCCATCAGCCCGCTATCCGGCCTCGCGCACCTGCCTGGTCTTGCACATTCACATCTCGGTCTCAGCTTCAATGAGATCGCCACCAATTTGACGCTTCTGGCGCAGCTGAACCCGGGCCTATCGGCGCTGTCCGCGCAACCCGCAAGTCGCGCATTACGCTCTGTGCGCTCGCCCAAACCCGCGCACAACGGAGTCCTCAACCTGAACGAACCGAGCAAGCACCGTAGCAAGACCCACCACTACTCTCACTCAGACCCGTATTCGCGACACAGCTCCAAATCAAGTCACCACGTCTCTTCCACCACCGCTAACCAGCCGGTCGATGACTCCCTATGGTATTGGCTCAAGACCCAGCAGGCCATGCTCGACCTCACATCGCAGACCACGGCGGCCCACCCTCTAACCCTCGGTAAGAGCGAACCGAGCCTTCCACCAAAGCCCGTTGCGCCAACGGTCCCTATCAGTTCACACCTTGACTATAATAGGAACTCTTGGCTGTGGCAGTATTACAAACAGTTCGGCGGGGCGATGCCTCTGCCGGAAGACAAGCTCAAGTCGGCCTCACAGGTACCAAAAGATAAGACATCAGAGAATATCCTATACTCGCACCTAACGAAAGGGAAAACCGAGGAGGAGCGAGCTAGCACGAGGAGCCCGGTGCAGCCCCCGCAGAATGGTGAAGTGCGAGAACCGAGCGGCGAATCGGTGCGCGTGGCTGAGCCAGCCGCAAGCCCCGGCACAGGTGCTGAGAACAAGGAGCCCATCGAAAACAAGAGCCAGGCCAAGGCACGCACCGTGCTCGACAGTTTACTGTTCAACAATGGCACGGCGGACGCGCGAGCCGCGGCTGCGTTGCCCGGAGAGTGGGAGGCGGGCGCGGCCGAGGCGCTGGAGCACGGCGACAAGTTCCTGGCGTGGCTGGAGGCGAGTGCCGACCCGAGCGTGACCCGCATGCACGTGCACCAACTACGTGCGCTGCTGCATAATTTGCGAGCGCGCCGCACACCCGCCGCTGCGCTCGATCCAGCGCGTCGCAAATAA